A single window of Onychomys torridus chromosome 8, mOncTor1.1, whole genome shotgun sequence DNA harbors:
- the Gsg1l2 gene encoding germ cell-specific gene 1-like protein 2 yields the protein MDRARWQRVLTLFPICLAFAFSLTAMGSSHWCEGIRRMTKPLCQDLLEGLNCIHFSRASSSPGDSQAVQYIWETGDDKFIQRRFHAGLWQSCEESLNSTGERCRCFLGIVPTEGQGVLWLSIGAEVLDVFLILTGVIFLGFSVSCYHSGCNWLKVDASVAILMVLAGLLGMVAHMMYTTSFQITVNLGPEDWRPQTWDYGWSYCLAWGSFALCMAVSVATMSRYTTAHAEKPRAQRGGPCPQHNIPQPEASQQAWQTGAAPRPVGQVFVNVPGHHPLGTGGKVSVC from the exons ATGGACAGGGCGAGGTGGCAACGGGTACTGACCCTCTTCCCCATCTGCCTGGCGTTTGCCTTCTCCCTCACGGCCATGGGCAGCAGCCACTGGTGCGAGGGGATCCGAAGGATGACAAAACCTCTGTGCCAGGACCTCCTGGAGGGACTGAACTGCATTCACTTCAGCCGGGCCAGCAGCAGCCCTGGTGATAGCCAGGCTGTCCAGTACATCTGGGAGACGGGGGACGACAAGTTCATCCAGCGCAGGTTCCACGCGGGGCTCTGGCAGTCCTGTGAGGAAAGTCTCAACAGCACAG GCGAGCGATGCAGGTGCTTCCTGGGGATAGTGCCCACGGAGGGACAAG GTGTTTTGTGGCTCTCCATTGGGGCTGAAGTCTTGGATGTCTTCCTGATACTGACAGGTGTCATCTTCCTGGGCTTCAGTGTGAGTTGTTACCATTCTGGATGCAACTGGCTCAAGGTGGATGCCTCAGTGGCCATCCTCATGGTGCTTGCAG GGctcctgggcatggtggcccacatgATGTACACAACTAGTTTTCAAATCACTGTGAACCTGGGACCAGAAGATTGGCGGCCCCAGACATGGGACTATGGCTGGTCCTATTG CCTCGCCTGGGGATCTTTCGCCCTCTGTATGGCTGTGTCAGTGGCAACCATGAGCAGATACACCACCGCCCACGCAGAGAAGCCAAGGGCACAGAGAGGCGGTCCGTGCCCTCAGCACAACATCCCACAGCCTGAGGCATCACAGCAGGCTTGGCAGACAGGAGCTGCTCCCCGCCCTGTGGGACAAGTCTTCGTGAATGTTCCTGGACACCATCCCCTAGGTACAGGAGGCAAAGTGTCTGTGTGCTAG